One genomic segment of Gemmatimonadota bacterium includes these proteins:
- a CDS encoding mandelate racemase/muconate lactonizing enzyme family protein, with protein MMKISNVEAFAVRIPREAGQELRVSQGTDGSGATGPGAHGVSPEPGASSPYFIPENRHAFKSDMHETLVVRVSTEEGLVGYGEGQSPILPDTTRTIVENLCRPVLIGADPFDVEFLWQQLYDGMRERGHPTGFYVDALAACDIALWDLKGKALDLPVHKLLGGRFRDRVEIYSGCAGRDPATAADRAERLVAAGYRGLKLSPSRDRAGTVAIARAVRERVGPDISVMVDVHTEFDVGGAIRLGRELEALDIYWLEAPTLPEDLAGHAEVTRALDMHVANGEWYRTRFEMKEAFDRRTCDVVMPDIGRTGLTEGKRIAVLAETYNIPVSPHIGGGGVLATAATIQLSAAIPNFLVMEHGHESFPTRCRYALEAPKPTGGAFPVTDRPGLGVLIDEEALKGFSSPLK; from the coding sequence ATGATGAAAATATCGAACGTCGAAGCTTTCGCGGTACGAATCCCGAGAGAAGCCGGCCAGGAATTGCGTGTAAGCCAGGGAACGGACGGCTCGGGAGCGACCGGACCGGGAGCACACGGCGTATCCCCCGAACCCGGTGCTTCCTCACCGTATTTCATCCCGGAAAACAGGCATGCCTTCAAGTCCGACATGCACGAGACCCTGGTGGTGCGCGTCTCGACCGAAGAGGGCCTGGTCGGCTACGGTGAAGGGCAGAGTCCCATATTGCCCGATACGACGCGGACCATCGTGGAGAACCTGTGCCGTCCCGTTCTGATCGGCGCGGACCCCTTCGACGTGGAGTTCCTGTGGCAGCAACTCTACGACGGCATGCGGGAAAGGGGACATCCGACCGGTTTCTACGTCGACGCCCTCGCCGCGTGCGATATCGCCCTGTGGGACCTGAAAGGAAAAGCGCTGGACCTGCCGGTCCATAAACTGCTTGGGGGACGGTTCCGGGACCGGGTCGAAATCTACTCGGGATGCGCCGGCCGCGACCCCGCCACCGCGGCGGACCGGGCCGAAAGACTCGTGGCCGCGGGCTACCGCGGACTGAAACTGTCCCCGTCCAGGGACCGCGCCGGTACCGTCGCCATCGCCAGGGCCGTCCGCGAGCGCGTCGGTCCGGACATCTCCGTCATGGTGGACGTGCATACCGAATTCGACGTGGGCGGGGCGATCAGGCTGGGCCGGGAACTGGAAGCATTGGACATCTACTGGCTGGAGGCGCCAACCCTGCCCGAAGACCTGGCGGGTCATGCGGAGGTGACCCGGGCACTGGACATGCACGTCGCCAACGGTGAGTGGTACCGCACCCGGTTCGAGATGAAGGAAGCCTTCGACCGAAGGACCTGCGACGTGGTGATGCCGGATATCGGGCGAACGGGGCTGACCGAGGGGAAACGCATCGCCGTGCTCGCGGAGACCTACAATATCCCCGTGTCACCCCACATAGGGGGCGGTGGAGTGCTCGCCACCGCCGCGACCATCCAGCTGTCCGCGGCCATCCCCAACTTCCTGGTCATGGAACACGGCCACGAGTCCTTTCCCACGCGGTGCCGCTATGCGCTGGAAGCCCCGAAGCCCACGGGCGGCGCGTTTCCCGTAACGGATCGGCCCGGACTGGGTGTCCTGATCGACGAGGAAGCGCTGAAAGGTTTTTCAAGTCCCCTGAAGTAG
- a CDS encoding RtcB family protein: MTALADRIPYRQWGRDLDEQSIQQMERACALPVAVAAALMPDAHVGYGLPIGGVLATDNAVIPYAVGVDIACRMKLTVLDLPLGTLRHDRGTDRLKKAISAETRFGVGARFKKRRNHPVLDRNWSVSPVTKKAKDKAWSQLGTSGSGNHFVEFGELTLNEPLNRLDTGTYLALLSHSGSRGTGAMVASYYSRLAMSMRPELSREQRHLAWLDLDTEPGQEYWAAMELMGHYAEANHACIHRHMAGHLGAEVLLDLENHHNFAWKEKIAVPGRSGQRDQHGQSGLHGQSDLHGRRPDRKAIVHRKGATPAGPGVLGIIPGSMASPAFVVRGKGNRASMNSAAHGAGRVMSRKRAIRSLNWQDANRLLREKGVTLMSAGLDEVPFVYKNIEAVMAAQTDLVEVVARFEPRLVKMAPAGERPED; encoded by the coding sequence ATGACCGCTTTGGCAGATCGCATACCCTACCGGCAGTGGGGACGGGACCTGGACGAGCAGTCGATCCAGCAGATGGAGCGGGCCTGTGCGCTTCCCGTGGCCGTGGCCGCCGCGCTGATGCCGGACGCCCACGTGGGTTACGGCCTGCCCATCGGCGGCGTGCTGGCCACGGACAACGCGGTCATTCCCTACGCCGTGGGCGTCGACATCGCCTGCCGGATGAAACTGACCGTCCTGGACCTGCCGCTGGGCACGCTGCGGCACGACCGGGGTACGGACCGCCTGAAGAAGGCCATCTCGGCGGAGACGCGCTTCGGCGTGGGGGCCCGATTCAAGAAGCGCCGGAACCACCCGGTCCTCGACCGGAACTGGTCCGTCTCTCCCGTGACCAAAAAAGCGAAGGACAAGGCCTGGAGCCAACTGGGCACCAGCGGGAGCGGCAACCATTTCGTCGAATTCGGCGAACTGACGTTGAATGAGCCGTTGAATAGGCTCGATACTGGCACCTACCTCGCCCTGCTCTCCCACAGCGGAAGCCGGGGGACCGGCGCCATGGTCGCCTCCTATTACAGCAGGCTGGCCATGTCCATGCGCCCCGAACTGTCCCGGGAACAGCGGCACCTGGCCTGGCTGGACCTGGACACCGAGCCGGGACAGGAATACTGGGCGGCCATGGAGCTTATGGGCCATTACGCGGAGGCCAACCACGCATGTATACACCGGCACATGGCCGGCCACCTCGGTGCGGAAGTTTTGCTGGACCTGGAGAACCACCACAATTTCGCGTGGAAGGAAAAGATCGCCGTCCCCGGCCGGTCCGGTCAGCGCGACCAGCACGGCCAGTCCGGCCTGCACGGCCAGTCCGACCTGCACGGCCGTAGACCTGACCGGAAAGCAATCGTACATCGCAAGGGCGCTACGCCGGCAGGCCCGGGCGTACTGGGCATCATACCCGGCTCGATGGCGAGTCCGGCCTTCGTGGTCCGCGGAAAGGGCAATCGTGCGTCGATGAACTCCGCCGCCCACGGCGCAGGCCGCGTGATGAGCCGGAAACGGGCGATCCGGAGCCTGAACTGGCAGGACGCCAACCGGCTGCTTCGGGAGAAAGGCGTCACGCTTATGTCCGCCGGTCTCGACGAAGTCCCCTTCGTATACAAGAATATCGAAGCAGTGATGGCGGCGCAGACCGACCTGGTGGAGGTGGTGGCCCGCTTCGAACCCAGGCTGGTGAAGATGGCGCCGGCCGGCGAGCGACCGGAGGATTGA
- a CDS encoding TauD/TfdA family dioxygenase, translating to MAETSGYTSLTRSGFGAELGDVDLARLDEAMVKEAVDAFHALGGLVVIRNQGHIEPSHLRRFVTRFGTPEGNEKYDPAFLVPGFPDILRIGNAKENGKYTALFIQADPPPLLWHMDDSFRHPQPVGSCLFCIRTPPEGGETGFAGMTAAYEHLPDEVKARTNSIRTVHSYNHLNELLRKKNPHRPPLSEALLAQFPPIVRPLVARHPETGRKSLYLPLCHIESVEGMSPAEGSALLNDLQAHATGEDYTYMHGWRPGDLVVWDNRCTLHAPTPFDDTRYERLMFRLTFSGRQIAGF from the coding sequence ATGGCTGAAACGTCCGGATACACTTCGCTGACCCGGTCCGGGTTCGGTGCCGAACTCGGAGACGTGGACCTCGCACGGCTCGATGAAGCCATGGTCAAGGAAGCCGTGGACGCTTTTCACGCGTTAGGCGGACTGGTGGTCATCCGTAACCAGGGACATATCGAACCCTCCCATCTCCGCCGGTTCGTAACCCGGTTCGGGACACCCGAGGGCAACGAGAAATATGATCCGGCCTTCCTGGTTCCGGGGTTCCCCGACATCCTGCGCATCGGGAACGCGAAGGAGAACGGAAAGTACACCGCGCTCTTCATCCAGGCGGACCCGCCGCCGCTGCTGTGGCACATGGACGATTCATTCCGCCATCCCCAGCCCGTCGGATCCTGCCTGTTTTGCATCCGCACGCCCCCCGAGGGCGGGGAAACGGGCTTCGCGGGCATGACCGCGGCCTACGAGCACCTGCCGGACGAAGTCAAAGCACGCACCAATTCCATCCGGACCGTCCATTCCTACAACCATCTCAACGAACTGCTCAGGAAGAAGAATCCGCATCGCCCGCCACTAAGTGAAGCACTACTGGCACAGTTTCCCCCGATCGTCCGGCCCCTGGTCGCGCGACACCCGGAGACCGGTCGAAAATCCCTCTACCTGCCCCTTTGCCACATAGAATCCGTCGAAGGGATGTCGCCCGCGGAGGGATCGGCGCTGCTGAACGATCTGCAGGCCCACGCGACCGGAGAAGATTACACCTACATGCACGGGTGGCGTCCGGGCGACCTGGTGGTCTGGGACAACCGGTGCACGCTGCACGCCCCGACGCCCTTTGACGACACGCGTTACGAACGGCTCATGTTCCGGCTCACCTTCAGCGGACGCCAGATTGCCGGCTTCTGA
- a CDS encoding DSD1 family PLP-dependent enzyme: protein MSFLPWSAGDPHRVRPVVNLVRDQTLDEIGTRKEDLDTPVLWVDLDRLENNIRTVGHRLKEAGVDWRPHIKGVKIPAIAHMLLKAGAIGVTCAKLGEAEVMAAGGVEDVLIANQVVGPPKYIRLARLCRQADVKVAVDSDATLEELGRTAVETGVEVGVLVELNTGMERAGVRPGEPVVELARKVHQTPGLRFRGVMAWEGHACVDEDSDWKHGEIRRAVGDLVDSAQRCRAAGLPCDIVSGGGSGTLSVTPDLEGITEIQAGGAIFNDVMYTLWGVRTDPAIFVHVTVTSRPEPDRLIVDAGFKTVPAWFGMPMPVGVDDVESVRMSAEHGTVTFTDPNHEIAVGDKLDLMVAYTDVTLFLHDHLYGIRNGVVETVWPILGRGKLR, encoded by the coding sequence ATGTCTTTTTTGCCCTGGTCTGCCGGAGACCCACACCGCGTAAGGCCCGTGGTGAACCTAGTGAGGGATCAAACTTTGGACGAGATCGGAACGCGCAAGGAAGATCTGGACACCCCGGTCCTCTGGGTTGACCTGGATCGTCTTGAAAACAACATCCGCACCGTGGGGCATCGGCTGAAGGAAGCCGGCGTGGACTGGCGCCCGCACATCAAGGGGGTCAAGATCCCGGCGATTGCCCACATGTTGCTGAAGGCCGGCGCCATCGGCGTCACCTGCGCCAAGCTCGGTGAAGCCGAGGTCATGGCCGCGGGCGGAGTCGAGGACGTCCTCATCGCCAACCAGGTGGTCGGACCGCCGAAATACATCCGCCTGGCTCGTCTCTGCAGGCAAGCGGACGTGAAGGTCGCCGTCGACAGCGACGCCACGCTGGAGGAACTGGGCCGCACTGCGGTGGAAACCGGCGTCGAGGTCGGCGTGCTCGTCGAACTGAACACGGGCATGGAGCGGGCCGGCGTCCGGCCCGGCGAACCGGTCGTCGAGCTTGCCCGGAAGGTCCACCAGACCCCCGGCCTGCGTTTCCGGGGGGTCATGGCCTGGGAGGGTCACGCCTGCGTGGACGAAGACTCCGACTGGAAACACGGGGAGATCAGGCGGGCCGTGGGAGATCTCGTGGACTCCGCACAGCGCTGCCGGGCCGCGGGACTGCCCTGCGATATCGTGAGCGGCGGAGGAAGCGGCACCCTGTCGGTCACGCCCGACCTGGAAGGGATCACCGAGATCCAGGCCGGCGGCGCGATCTTCAACGACGTGATGTACACCCTGTGGGGGGTTCGGACCGACCCCGCCATCTTCGTGCACGTCACGGTCACCAGCCGCCCCGAACCGGACCGGCTGATCGTGGACGCCGGGTTCAAGACGGTGCCCGCGTGGTTCGGCATGCCCATGCCGGTGGGCGTCGATGACGTGGAGAGCGTGCGCATGTCCGCGGAACACGGGACCGTGACCTTCACCGACCCGAATCACGAGATCGCCGTCGGGGACAAACTAGATCTCATGGTGGCCTACACCGACGTCACCCTGTTCCTCCACGACCACCTCTACGGGATCCGCAACGGAGTCGTCGAGACGGTCTGGCCCATTCTCGGCCGCGGAAAACTGCGCTGA
- a CDS encoding arylsulfatase, with the protein MSRPNVIFIMADQMRGDCMSCDGHPVAETPNLDHLAARGARFPHAYTAVPSCIPARSTVMTGMDQWHTGVLGMGRGQGPIPNDFPHTLAGTLADAGYATHLVGKGHFTPQRADMGFQSAELDESGRLIAQGLRDEYRQWFDREKRRDITPDDHGVNWNSWIGRPWHTEEYLHPTAWTMSRAIHHIARRDRVKPFFLNISFARPHSPYVPPAWYFDLYHDRETPPPYIGDWADMHDVPFDATDLNAWHGKQSAARIHRGRSGYYGEISFIDTQIGRLKNWMERHEPEAWSNTWVIFTSDHGDMVGDHHLWRKTYAYEGSARIPLIVCPPPAWNEEVKAPVPDGVAELRDIMPTILDAAGLDVPPTVTGQSLLPLMRGKTEGWRDYLHGEHCWCYAPEQEMQYVTDGHRKFIWLPRIDQKQFFDLDEDPGECRNLVSDPAYEKELEQWEGYLVSELEARNCGWVVNGRLHCPDAPLVSPFKDVRYQG; encoded by the coding sequence ATGTCCCGTCCCAACGTCATCTTCATCATGGCGGACCAGATGCGCGGCGACTGCATGAGCTGCGACGGACATCCGGTAGCGGAAACACCCAACCTGGACCACCTGGCCGCACGGGGCGCGCGGTTTCCCCACGCCTACACGGCGGTCCCTTCCTGCATTCCCGCCCGTTCGACCGTGATGACCGGCATGGACCAGTGGCACACGGGCGTCCTCGGCATGGGGCGGGGACAGGGGCCGATACCCAACGACTTCCCCCATACCCTGGCCGGCACGCTGGCGGACGCGGGATATGCCACCCACCTGGTCGGGAAGGGCCACTTCACGCCGCAGCGCGCGGACATGGGCTTCCAGTCAGCGGAACTGGACGAATCCGGCCGGCTGATCGCCCAGGGCCTGCGGGACGAATACCGCCAGTGGTTCGACCGGGAGAAACGGCGCGATATCACGCCGGACGATCACGGGGTCAACTGGAACTCGTGGATCGGTCGTCCGTGGCATACAGAGGAATACCTCCATCCGACGGCCTGGACCATGAGCAGGGCGATCCATCACATCGCGCGGCGCGACCGCGTGAAACCCTTCTTCCTCAACATCAGCTTCGCCCGGCCCCATTCGCCGTACGTGCCGCCCGCATGGTACTTCGACCTTTACCACGACCGGGAAACCCCGCCGCCGTACATCGGCGACTGGGCGGACATGCACGACGTGCCCTTCGACGCCACGGACCTGAACGCATGGCACGGGAAGCAGTCGGCCGCACGCATCCATCGCGGCAGGTCCGGGTACTACGGGGAGATTTCCTTCATCGACACGCAGATCGGCCGGCTCAAGAACTGGATGGAGCGGCACGAGCCGGAGGCCTGGTCCAACACCTGGGTCATCTTCACATCCGACCACGGCGACATGGTGGGCGACCACCATCTCTGGCGCAAGACCTACGCCTACGAGGGGAGCGCGAGGATTCCGCTGATCGTCTGCCCGCCGCCTGCCTGGAATGAAGAGGTCAAGGCACCCGTTCCGGACGGCGTGGCCGAACTCCGCGACATCATGCCCACGATCCTGGACGCGGCTGGCTTGGACGTGCCGCCCACAGTGACAGGACAAAGCCTCCTCCCACTGATGCGGGGCAAAACCGAAGGCTGGCGAGACTACCTGCACGGCGAGCACTGCTGGTGCTACGCGCCCGAACAGGAGATGCAGTACGTGACCGACGGCCACCGGAAGTTCATCTGGCTGCCGCGAATCGATCAGAAGCAGTTCTTCGACCTGGACGAGGACCCCGGCGAGTGCCGCAACCTGGTGAGCGACCCGGCCTATGAAAAGGAATTGGAGCAGTGGGAGGGATATCTCGTGTCTGAACTCGAGGCGCGAAACTGCGGATGGGTCGTGAACGGCCGGCTGCATTGCCCGGACGCCCCGTTGGTTTCACCCTTCAAAGACGTCCGGTACCAGGGATAA
- a CDS encoding aminotransferase class V-fold PLP-dependent enzyme: MAARDKPISDDERAFWADIRRQFYLEDGVTFLQGGSVGPSARPVIEQVIDWLRQVEENPLRNQGGGLMRSLVESAREKVADFTGSSAKNMALVLNTTMGMNVPARGLPLQPGGEVLMSDQEYPSVQRMWEHMARTQHVLIRKVPLPTPPDSPGEIVDAFAAHITPRTQVMVFSHVYCTTGLVAPVDELTTLAHDHGAVAVVDGAHAVGMVPVDIEAWGCDFYASSTHKWLLAPKGTGICYVADPYLSALPAPILGYNTFPVTHARRFDVTGTHDTTHFAGLGAAIDFQLDIGWEDRIRPYCLGLARYLRELITTEIDGARMTVPPGPDMSGFLTSFTIDGCNLQKIVQLMWEEYRIQIAGTRAGHLPVFRISTHFYDSYEDIDRFIDALKEVLATRRDELFEERD, encoded by the coding sequence ATGGCTGCGCGCGACAAACCCATATCAGATGATGAGCGGGCATTCTGGGCGGACATACGGCGCCAGTTCTACCTCGAGGACGGCGTGACATTTCTCCAGGGCGGCTCGGTGGGTCCATCGGCGAGACCGGTCATCGAGCAGGTGATCGATTGGCTGCGGCAGGTGGAGGAGAACCCGCTGCGCAACCAGGGTGGCGGGCTCATGCGGTCCCTGGTCGAGTCGGCCCGCGAGAAAGTCGCCGATTTCACCGGGTCTTCCGCGAAAAACATGGCCCTGGTTCTCAACACCACGATGGGCATGAACGTCCCCGCCCGCGGGTTGCCCCTGCAGCCCGGCGGAGAGGTGTTGATGAGCGACCAGGAATACCCTTCCGTCCAGCGCATGTGGGAACACATGGCCAGGACGCAGCACGTGCTGATCCGGAAGGTTCCCCTGCCGACGCCGCCCGATTCACCGGGGGAGATCGTCGACGCCTTCGCCGCCCATATCACACCACGTACCCAGGTCATGGTCTTCTCCCACGTCTACTGCACCACGGGTCTTGTGGCGCCCGTTGACGAACTGACCACCCTGGCCCACGACCACGGCGCCGTGGCCGTGGTGGACGGCGCGCACGCGGTCGGCATGGTGCCGGTCGATATCGAAGCCTGGGGGTGCGATTTCTATGCAAGCAGTACGCACAAGTGGCTGCTCGCGCCCAAGGGGACGGGCATCTGCTATGTCGCGGATCCCTATCTGAGCGCGTTGCCGGCGCCCATTCTGGGATACAATACCTTTCCTGTGACCCACGCACGCCGGTTCGACGTGACGGGGACACACGACACGACGCACTTCGCCGGACTGGGCGCCGCCATCGATTTTCAATTGGACATCGGATGGGAAGACCGGATCAGGCCCTATTGCCTGGGTCTGGCCCGGTACTTGCGCGAACTGATCACGACAGAGATCGATGGCGCCCGCATGACCGTGCCCCCCGGACCCGATATGTCCGGATTCCTGACTTCCTTTACCATCGATGGCTGCAATCTCCAGAAGATCGTTCAGCTCATGTGGGAGGAATATCGCATACAGATCGCCGGCACACGGGCCGGCCATCTGCCCGTTTTCCGCATATCCACGCACTTCTACGACAGTTACGAGGATATCGACCGGTTCATCGATGCGTTGAAGGAGGTGCTCGCCACCCGGCGGGACGAGCTGTTCGAAGAACGGGATTGA